In Clostridia bacterium, the DNA window TTCGCGGCGACGGAGCCGCCCTCGCGGAGCAGTCCGAGCAGCAGGTGCTCGCTGCCTATATAAGCGTGTCCGAGCTCCTTCGCGGCCTGCACGCTCAGTTCAAGCGCCTTTGACGCTTCTTCCGTAAATCTTCTGTTATACATAAGTCATTCCTCCTTTTCGGCCTTCGGGAAACCGCGCTTACGCGTTCTTTCCGCGCAGCACGTCCCTGATGCGCGCCGCCTCCTCGAAGTTTTCATCGGCGACGGCTTTTTTCAGCTGCGCCTCGAGTTCCTCGCGCGAAGGCGTTTCGTTCTTCGGCGGTTCCTCGCCGGGCTCGCGCTTCGGCTTCGGCAGCGGCATGCCGCCGAAGACGCTGTAGCATTCGCCGCAGCCAAGACGGCCGTTGCGGGTTATGTCCGCGAGCGTGGAGCCGCAGACGGGGCAGCGCTTTTCGCCGCGGGGCTCGCGCCTGCCGCTTTCGAGCGCGAAGGACGGCATCGCGGCGTTCAGCAGGCCGTTGAAAAGGCCGCCGCCGAACAGACCGCCGCCGAAGTTCAGCATCTCCCTGCCGAAGTCGGGGATGCTGACTCCCTTTTCCGCCGCGCAGTCGGGACAGAGCTTGTAGCTCTTCTTTTTGCCGTTTATGTTTTCCTCGTAGAAGACGGTCGCTTCTCTTTTCTTGCAGTTTTCACACAACATATCAAACACCTCTTTCAAGTGATATTTATATAATGTAGTATTTGCGCTAAATATTCATGAGCATATTTTTGAGAAGGTCCGCGCGGATCGCGCCCGCGGTCTCCGGCGGAAGCGACGCTACGCTCCTGCTGCGGAGCGCGGCGAGGATCAGCTTGCCCTCCTTCTCGGTCAGGCAGCCGTTGGCGACGAGGTTGCGCAGTATCGCGAAGGCGGAGTTCATATCTATATATGCGCCGATGCTGTTGACTATATGCATCCGGTAGCCGTCGCGGCTGCCGTCAACCATTCTGATGCGGATGTAGCCGCCGCCTCCGCGCCGGCTCTCCACGATGTAACCCTGCTCCGGCGTGAAGCGCGAGGAGATAACGTAGTTTATCTGGCTCGGAACGCACCCGAGCTTGCCCGCGAGTTCGTTGCGGGCGATCTCCGCGGAACCCTCGCTTTCGATAAGCTCGCGTATCATCGCGTATATCCTGTCGGTCATTGCCATACCGTTTCGCCTCCGTTTTTGACTTTGACTTTCTTTGACCTTTCGAGACATATTATAGCACCCCTTTCGGATTTGTCAAGGGGTGCGGAGAAAATTTTTTGAAAATTTTTCGGGAGCGGTCAGCCGAGGGCTTTGCGGAAGACGGGGGTGTAGACGAGGCGGCCGTCGACGCGGTCGGAGCGCATGAGGACGAACTCCGTTACCGGCGCGGAAACGGCGGGCAGCTCGAGCTGCGGCTTCCCCTCGCAGACGGCGCGGCGCGCGAGGGTGATATGCGGGCGGAAGGGCTTCGGGTCGAGCGCGAAGGCGGCGGCGTTGAGCGCTTCGCGCACCTTCGCGGCGAGGAAGTCGAGGCCGGGCTCGCGGCGGAGTCCCGCCCAGAGCAGATCGCCGAAGGCGCCCGAGCCGCCGAGCGCGACGCGGAAGGTACGCGCTTTCACGGTATCGAGCGCCGCCTTCGCATCGGCAAGGCGGTGTGTCTCGCCGATGAAGGCGAGCGTCAGGTGCATATTCTCGCGGCTGGTGAAGTTCGCGGACACGCCCTGCGATTTCAGCGAAACGATCGCGGCGGAGAGGGCGTCCTTTATCTCCGGCGGGAACTCTATGGCGACGAAAAGTCTCATACGCGGCTCCTTATATCGTGATAGCGGTTTCCCCTATTATATCACCCGGCGGCGCGGATTTCAATTATAAAAGAGCGATGCTTTCGCATCGCTCTTTTGAATGGAGCCGGTGGACGGACTTGAACCCCCGACCTGCTGATTACAAATCAGCTGCTCTACCGACTGAGCTACACCGGCGACAAGCGTTATTATATTATCCGCGCGTCAATTTGTCAATATATTTTTCCAAAACGCGCCGCGTTCCGCCACGCCGCCGATACCCCCGGCCGCACGTTTTCTATCATATTATAATAATTGACTATACATTTCGTGAAAAATGTGATATAATTCATATGGCGTATACTAATCCGACACACAGGAGGACTTTTTATGAAACGGCTTATTTCAATCATTATCGCTATCGCGATGCTCATCGGGATCGCGCCGCTCGCGGTCTTCGCCGGCGGCGGAAACGACTTCCCGCCGGTGCCCTGCATCAACGAGGGCAACCCCATCCGCGCGGAAGGCGAATACGAATTCGACTACGACGGCAGCGGGGTCTACATCAACCTCTACACCGGCGCCGCGGGTATGTATACCATCGAATCGGAGAGCGATCTCGACCTCTACTGCTACGTCTATGACAGCGAAGGTCAGCAGCTCGGCTACGACGACGACAGCGGCGAATACACCAACTTCAAGTGCTACTGCGACCTTGGAAAAAGGACGAACGTATACATTTACGTCGGCATGTGGGGCTCCTCCTCGGGCCACGTGAAGGTCACCGTATCGCGCTCCGACGTGCAGAGCGTCGACGTCATCAGCTGGCCGACGAAAACGACCTACCTGCCGAACGATCGCAATCCCGACCTTGCCGGTCTCACGTTCAGGATAAACTACGCGAACGGCGACAAGGCGACCTGGATGCCCGCTTCCGGCGAGTACTCCGACGTTGAATCCCCCGACGGCGTCATATGCAAGGCCGATTTTGAAGACGAGCCCACGGCGGGCTGCGCCAACCGCGTCATAATCGAATGCTACGGTTTCAGATTCGTCTACGACGTCAGCTTTCTCTCCTACAACTTCGACGAGGCGCGCGTCACCCGTATGCCCTACAGAACGGAATACATCGTCGGGCTCGATAACCACAGCTTCTACCCCGACGGCATGCTGATACAGTTCTGTAAAAACGGCTCGCCCGTAGAAACGGTCAACTTCCGCAACGATTCGCCCACGCATCCGTTCTTTCAGGATTACGTCTTTCCCGACGAGTACTCGCTCGGCGATAACACGGTCACGGTCAGATTCACCAACGGCGTCACCGCCGAGCTGACCGTTACCGGCATCGAGAATCCCTATAAGTCCATCGAGTTCGTCAAGCTTCCGGACAAGACCGTCTACGACACCACGCCCAACGGCTTCTTCCCCGCTCCCGACCTCACCGGCGCGGTGCTGCGCATCCATTACAAGAACGACGATTATTACGACTACACGTTCGAAAATAACTACGACTGGCAGATACTCGGGCATTATTACATGTGCGACTTCGAATCGGGGCTCTCGGTCGGAACAAACACCGTTATGTTCGAATACTGCGGCATGACCTGCTCCTTCAACGTCACCGGCACCGCGTCCAAGATAAAGAGCATCGAGCTGACGAAGCTCCCCGACCACACCGTCTACTATATCGGCGAACAGTATCCCTCGATCAAGGGCGCGGTCCTGAAGGTCAACTACACGGACAACACCTATAAGACCATCGTCTTCAAAGACGACACCAGATACGTCGACGGCTTCTATATCGACTTCTGGTTCGACGGCGACATCACGGTCGCCGGCGCGAACACCGCCACGCTCTGGTACGGCGGCGAGAGCGTCACGATCGACGTCACCTTCGTGGAGAGCGGTATCAAGCGCATAACCGTCGCGCAGGAACCCTACAATAACGAATTCGCCCTCTCCTCCGTCGTCAGACCCGAGGACCTGGACGGCCTCGTGCTGAACGTGACCTATAAAGACGGCACGACGGAAAGCTGGGACTTCACCGCGAACGGCGGTATCTTCAAGGGCACGCAGACCTTCAGCGCCGCTTATATCCAGCACGACGGCTACAACGCCGTGACGCTCGACATGGCCGGCAATCACGCGACGATCTATCTGCTCGCCAAAGACTTCTACGTCATGCAGCGCGAAATAATCAACAACGCCGACGCCTTCGGCAACAACGCCACGATCAAGTTCACGCTCGAGGACGGCAAAACGTTCGAGGTCACCTTCGTCGGCAAATATAACGAAAACGACTACGCGACCGGCTTCTTCACCCTCCCCGGATACGGCACCTTCAGCTACGACCTCTACCGCAACGTCACGCTGACCGGAGTCAAGGGCGTCAACGTCTACGTCTTCCAGAACAACGAACCGATATTCGTGCCTATGGAAGAAGGCGGCGTTTCCAAGGGCGATATGGACGGCGACGGCGAGATCACGGTCGCCGACGCGCTGAAAGCGCTCCGCATCGCCGCCAAGCTCGTCGCCCCGACCGCGCAGGATATCACGCTCGGCGACGTCGATAACGACGGCGAGATAACCGTAGCCGACGCGCTGAAGATACTCCGCGTCGCCGCGAAGCTGGCTCCTCCGAGCAGTCTTGGATAAGTTTTTGAAGCAAGCGCACGATATCCATAATTACGGAGGAAAAAATGAAACGCATTCTTTCAATTATAACGGCGTTCGCGATGCTCATCGGGATCGCGCCGCTTGCGGTCTTCGCGGACGGCGGGAAGCCGGTTGAATCGAGCTTTAACATCACCTACGATCCTTCGATGGTAATCGCCACCACCCGCCTGACCGGCAAAGACGTATCAAAAATGCTGAGGCTCGCCGTCACCTCGCTCAAGAGCACCGACTATTACGGCGACGATCAGGGCTGGTACGTTTACGCGAATCTGAACGCGGACGACAGCGAATACACCTCGCTCGGATATTTCGAAGACGACCGTTTCCGCAGTCTTGCGGATTCGGACGAGTACCTGACCTTCGGCAGAGAGTATTATTACGAATTCAACGTCGAGAATACGAGCGGTTATATCTGGGACGTAGACAATCTGCCGGCCGTGACGGTCAACGGCAAACCCGCCGACGTCAGATGGAGAAACCATGACGAAACCGGCGATATCGACGTCTTCGTCAAGGCGCCGCTCGACGACAGCGGCCACGCCGTCGCGCAAGTCAAAGTAAATCCCGATCACGCCATAGTTCAGCGCGGAACGCAAAAGCAGTTCTCGCTCGAGGCGCTCGGCACCTCTAACTCCGCCGAATGGACGGTCATCGGCGCCGAAAGCGCGTCTACGCGAGTCAGCTCCGGCGGCCTGCTCACGGTCGCCGCAAACGAGACCGCGAGCCTCATCCTCGTCAAAGCGTCCTCCGCTTATTCGACCGCGTGGGCGCAGGCGCAGGTAACGCTCATTGACGAGCCCGTCAGAATCGACAGCGTTACGCTCGACGTTTCCGCCGCGGTCGTTCCGAGAGGCGGCGCGCTGGATATCGAAGCGACCGTCACCGGTACGGACGTGCTCGACGTCGAATGGACGCTCGACGGAGACGGCATGGATCCCGGAACCGAACTGACGGCCTTCGGCTCGTCCGCGCGCCTGAACGTTTCGGTGAACGAAGGGGAAAAGGTCCTGACCGTCACCGCGCGCTCCGTCGCCGACCCCACGAAATTCGCGGTCGCAAAAATCACCGTCGGCCCCGGCGTCCCGGTCCCGTCGAGCATCAACGTCGAATATGACGCGGCTCAGGTCGCGCTCACGACCGCGACGACCGGAAAAGAAGCCACACAGGCGCTCCGCGACTCGCTGATCTCGGTTCACGGAACGGAATCATACCGCCCGGGTGAAACCTGGTACGTTTACTGCAACGCCAACGCCGAAGACAGCGTCTACACCTGCATCGGCTTCTTTGACGAATACGGCGCCTTCGTAACGCTCAACGACAGCGACGAGCCGCTTTCGGCGGACGTACAGTATTATCTCTGGTTCAACGTCGAGAACTGCTCCGGCTGCGAATGGGACGTCGACAACCTCCCGGCCGTGACGGTAAACGGCGCAAAAGCGGACTTAATCACATGGAGAACACATGACTACAACGGCGACGTCGACGTCTTCATCAAGGCTGACGTCGCGCCCGCCGGCGCTCTGAAGGGCGACTTCGACGGCGACGGCGAAATCACCGTCGCGGACGCGCTCTACGCGCTCCGCATAGCCGCGAAGCTCGTTCCCGAAACGCTCGAAGCTATCGCCGTCGGCGATACGGACGGCGACGGACGCCTCACGGTTTCCGACGCGCTGGCGATACTGCGCGTCGCCGCGAAGCTGGCAACCCCCGGTTCGCTTCAACAGTAAAGCAAACTTTCCCCGCCGTCATCCCGGGCGAAGCGAGTGGCCCCGCGCCTTTTGCAGACGGCTGCACGGGGATTCCCCGCCGGCGCGTCCGCGGCTCGGAATGACAGACTGAAACGCGATAACCGCAATTCAAAATACAGAAAGGAAAAACACCATGAGCATTTTCGATTCCCTCAAAAAGACGGCTGAAAACGTCGTCAGCGGCTTCAAAAAGGAGCAGAAGACCGAGACCTTCACCTTCGCCGCGCTGCCCGAAAGCGTCGACGAGATGAAGGCGCTGCCCGAAGGCGCGCTCGACACCCCCTTCAAGACCGCGGCTCTGTCGATCTGCGCGCTCTGCGCCTACGCCGCCGCGCCCGAGATCGGCACTCAGATGCTGGACTTCCTCAAGGGGCCCCAGCCGCTGAGCCCGCTCAACAAGCAGTTCCTGCGCGACCGCTTCATGGACGGCAGCACCTACGTCCCCTTCTCCTATTTTGAAGGCGCCGTCCCCGGCAACGACTACACCCCCACCGAGCCATTCAAGGTGACCTTCTTCACCAACCCCTACTCCTTCGATAACGAGGGCTACGTCAAGCTCTTCGTCCGCTCCGGCGGCGCCGACAGCGAACGCTACCTCGTGCTTCGTCAGAAGGGCGAACAGTGGTTCCTGTGGGAGTACGAAGGCCTGCTCTCCGGCATCCGCAAGCCGAAGTCGCAGGATCCGTGGGCGTAAGCTCGCTGCGCTCGCAGCTAAATTCGCGGGCGTTGCCCGCGCGAACTCTTAACTCGGCGGAGCCGATCATAACTCTAAACTATAAACTATAAACTCAAAAGCCCCATCCGGATTCGGATGGGGCTTTCTTTTAGTGATGAGTTTAGAGTTATAATGCCGCTCCGCGGCAGTTATGAGCCGCCTTCGGCGGCGTACAACCCCTCCGCCCCTTCGGGGCACCTCCCCTCGCACAAGGGAGGCGTCGCTGCTCTTACAGCAGCTTCGCGGCGTCCTTGTCGATGAAGACGTGCACGTCGGGGTGGAGCTGCAGTATCGACGCCGGACAGAGCGGATCGACGCCGCCGGTCAGCATCGACGCGATCGCCTGCGCCTTCGCCTCGCCGTTGGCGACGAGGACGATGCGTTTGGCGGACATTATCGCGCCCATACCCATAGTGACGGCGAAGCGCGGAACGTCGGCTTCGCTCGCGAAGAAGCGGGCGTTCGCCTTTATCGTGTTCTCGGTCAGCGCGACCTTGTGGGTCGCGGCGGTGAAGAAGCCGTCCGGCTCGTTGAAGCCGATGTGGCCGTTGCATCCGATACCGAGCACCTGCACGTCCGCGCCGCCCGCCGCGGCGAGCGCGGCGTCGTATTCGGCGCACTCCTTTTCCACGTCCTCGGCGACGCCGCTGGGTACGCGGGTATTCGCCTTGTCGATGTTGACGCGGTCGAAGAGGTTTTTATTCATAAAGTAGCGGTAGCTCTGGTCGTTCTCCGGCGAAAGCGGATAGTATTCGTCCAGATTGAAGCTGCGGACAGCGGAGAAATCCAGCTCGCCGGCCTCGTATTTGCGGGTCAGCGCGTCGTATATGCCGACCGGCGAAGAACCGGTGGCGAGCCCGAGGATGATATCCGGCTTATCCAGCATCAGCGCGGCGATGTAATCCGCCGCCGCTTCCGAAAGCCCTTCGTAGCTGTCGAAGACTTCGACCTTTATGTTTTTGTTATAGCCGTAATAAAGCGTTTCCATAGCGAACCTCCTATTTCTCGCCGAGCCGTTCTCTGACGGTGTCGGCAACCTGCGCGACGACTCGCTGCGCCTTATCTTCGTCGCCGCACTCGACCATGACGCGGATCAGCGGCTCGGTGCCGGACTCGCGCACGACGATCCTGCCGTCGTCGCCGAGATCCTTACCCGCTCCGTCGATCGCCGCGCGGACGACCTTGTCGGTGAAGAGGCGCTCCTTGCCCGCGGGCGTGACGCGGACGTTGATGAGATGCTGGGGATAGCGCGTCATAACGCGCTTCAGCTGCCCGATAGGCGCGGAGCTGCGGGTGAGCATATCCAGCACCTGAAGGGCGGTAAGCTGCCCGTCGCCCGTCGTGGCGAACTCCTTGAAGATGATGTGCCCCGACTGCTCGCCGCCGAGGGAGTAGCCGTTTATCAGCATCTCCTCGAGCACGAAGCGGTCGCCGACCTTCGTGGGAATGAAGGCGAGCCCGTTCTCCGCGCAGAAGCGGTTGAAGCCGAAGTTGGTCATTATCGTGCCGACGACGGTGTTTTTGTTCAGCGTGCCGCGCTGCTTCATATCGACGGCGGCCATCGCCATAATCATATCGCCGTCCACGACCTCGCCCGCCGCGTCCACCATGAGGCAGCGGTCGGCGTCGCCGTCGAAGGCAATGCCGAGGTCGTAGCCGCCGGCGACTACATTTTCGCAGAGCTTATCCAGATGCGTCGAGCCGCAGCCGGCGTTGATGTTCACGCCGTCCGGCTCCGCGAAGATGATATCGCAGTCGCAGAGCGACGGGAAAAGCACCGGCGCGGTCACGGAGGCGGAGCCGTTCGCGCAATCGATCAGCGCGCGCACCTTGAAGCCGCCGCCGACGGTGGACTTCAGGTATTCCACGTAGTCCGCCACGGCGTTCTCCGCGCGCGAGATCCTGCCGACGGAGGCGCCGTCGCAGGCGTAGAACTCGTTACCGAGCACGAGCGTTTCGACCTTCTCTTCCAGCAGGTCGGGCAGCTTGTAGCCGTCGCCGCTGAAAATCTTGATGCCGTTATACTCCGCGGGATTGTGCGACGCGGAGATCATCACGCCCGCGTCCGCCTTGTACCTGCCGACGAGGTACGCGACCGCGGGGGTCGGCACGACGCCGAGCTGAAGCACGTCCGCTCCGGCGGCGCAGATGCCCGCCGCGAGCGCGGAGGCGAGGAAGTCGCCGCTTATGCGGGTGTCCATACCGAGCGCGATGACGGGGCGTTTCCCGTCCGCATCCGTGAGCACACGCGCCGCGGCGTTGCCAACCTTCATGGCGAGGTCCGCGGTCAGTTCCTTGTTGACTACGCCGCGAACGCCGTCGGTTCCGAAAAGTCTGCCCATACTATCTCCTTTCGGCCACGTTGTTCTTCTCCTTGTAGATGCTGTTCGCGGCGAGCACGCCGCGGAAGCAGGAGGTGGGATATACTATGCAGTTTTTGCCGAGCACCGAACCGGGATTCAGCACGCTGTTGCAGCCGACCTCGGTGCCGTCGCCGACCATCGCGCCGAACTTTTTAAGCCCGGTCTCGATATCGC includes these proteins:
- a CDS encoding dockerin type I repeat-containing protein, yielding MKRILSIITAFAMLIGIAPLAVFADGGKPVESSFNITYDPSMVIATTRLTGKDVSKMLRLAVTSLKSTDYYGDDQGWYVYANLNADDSEYTSLGYFEDDRFRSLADSDEYLTFGREYYYEFNVENTSGYIWDVDNLPAVTVNGKPADVRWRNHDETGDIDVFVKAPLDDSGHAVAQVKVNPDHAIVQRGTQKQFSLEALGTSNSAEWTVIGAESASTRVSSGGLLTVAANETASLILVKASSAYSTAWAQAQVTLIDEPVRIDSVTLDVSAAVVPRGGALDIEATVTGTDVLDVEWTLDGDGMDPGTELTAFGSSARLNVSVNEGEKVLTVTARSVADPTKFAVAKITVGPGVPVPSSINVEYDAAQVALTTATTGKEATQALRDSLISVHGTESYRPGETWYVYCNANAEDSVYTCIGFFDEYGAFVTLNDSDEPLSADVQYYLWFNVENCSGCEWDVDNLPAVTVNGAKADLITWRTHDYNGDVDVFIKADVAPAGALKGDFDGDGEITVADALYALRIAAKLVPETLEAIAVGDTDGDGRLTVSDALAILRVAAKLATPGSLQQ
- a CDS encoding CtsR family transcriptional regulator — encoded protein: MAMTDRIYAMIRELIESEGSAEIARNELAGKLGCVPSQINYVISSRFTPEQGYIVESRRGGGGYIRIRMVDGSRDGYRMHIVNSIGAYIDMNSAFAILRNLVANGCLTEKEGKLILAALRSRSVASLPPETAGAIRADLLKNMLMNI
- a CDS encoding UvrB/UvrC motif-containing protein; the encoded protein is MLCENCKKREATVFYEENINGKKKSYKLCPDCAAEKGVSIPDFGREMLNFGGGLFGGGLFNGLLNAAMPSFALESGRREPRGEKRCPVCGSTLADITRNGRLGCGECYSVFGGMPLPKPKREPGEEPPKNETPSREELEAQLKKAVADENFEEAARIRDVLRGKNA
- a CDS encoding phosphoglucosamine mutase yields the protein MGRLFGTDGVRGVVNKELTADLAMKVGNAAARVLTDADGKRPVIALGMDTRISGDFLASALAAGICAAGADVLQLGVVPTPAVAYLVGRYKADAGVMISASHNPAEYNGIKIFSGDGYKLPDLLEEKVETLVLGNEFYACDGASVGRISRAENAVADYVEYLKSTVGGGFKVRALIDCANGSASVTAPVLFPSLCDCDIIFAEPDGVNINAGCGSTHLDKLCENVVAGGYDLGIAFDGDADRCLMVDAAGEVVDGDMIMAMAAVDMKQRGTLNKNTVVGTIMTNFGFNRFCAENGLAFIPTKVGDRFVLEEMLINGYSLGGEQSGHIIFKEFATTGDGQLTALQVLDMLTRSSAPIGQLKRVMTRYPQHLINVRVTPAGKERLFTDKVVRAAIDGAGKDLGDDGRIVVRESGTEPLIRVMVECGDEDKAQRVVAQVADTVRERLGEK
- the nagB gene encoding glucosamine-6-phosphate deaminase — its product is MKVEVFDSYEGLSEAAADYIAALMLDKPDIILGLATGSSPVGIYDALTRKYEAGELDFSAVRSFNLDEYYPLSPENDQSYRYFMNKNLFDRVNIDKANTRVPSGVAEDVEKECAEYDAALAAAGGADVQVLGIGCNGHIGFNEPDGFFTAATHKVALTENTIKANARFFASEADVPRFAVTMGMGAIMSAKRIVLVANGEAKAQAIASMLTGGVDPLCPASILQLHPDVHVFIDKDAAKLL
- the thpR gene encoding RNA 2',3'-cyclic phosphodiesterase, with the protein product MRLFVAIEFPPEIKDALSAAIVSLKSQGVSANFTSRENMHLTLAFIGETHRLADAKAALDTVKARTFRVALGGSGAFGDLLWAGLRREPGLDFLAAKVREALNAAAFALDPKPFRPHITLARRAVCEGKPQLELPAVSAPVTEFVLMRSDRVDGRLVYTPVFRKALG
- a CDS encoding dockerin type I repeat-containing protein, whose translation is MKRLISIIIAIAMLIGIAPLAVFAGGGNDFPPVPCINEGNPIRAEGEYEFDYDGSGVYINLYTGAAGMYTIESESDLDLYCYVYDSEGQQLGYDDDSGEYTNFKCYCDLGKRTNVYIYVGMWGSSSGHVKVTVSRSDVQSVDVISWPTKTTYLPNDRNPDLAGLTFRINYANGDKATWMPASGEYSDVESPDGVICKADFEDEPTAGCANRVIIECYGFRFVYDVSFLSYNFDEARVTRMPYRTEYIVGLDNHSFYPDGMLIQFCKNGSPVETVNFRNDSPTHPFFQDYVFPDEYSLGDNTVTVRFTNGVTAELTVTGIENPYKSIEFVKLPDKTVYDTTPNGFFPAPDLTGAVLRIHYKNDDYYDYTFENNYDWQILGHYYMCDFESGLSVGTNTVMFEYCGMTCSFNVTGTASKIKSIELTKLPDHTVYYIGEQYPSIKGAVLKVNYTDNTYKTIVFKDDTRYVDGFYIDFWFDGDITVAGANTATLWYGGESVTIDVTFVESGIKRITVAQEPYNNEFALSSVVRPEDLDGLVLNVTYKDGTTESWDFTANGGIFKGTQTFSAAYIQHDGYNAVTLDMAGNHATIYLLAKDFYVMQREIINNADAFGNNATIKFTLEDGKTFEVTFVGKYNENDYATGFFTLPGYGTFSYDLYRNVTLTGVKGVNVYVFQNNEPIFVPMEEGGVSKGDMDGDGEITVADALKALRIAAKLVAPTAQDITLGDVDNDGEITVADALKILRVAAKLAPPSSLG